The Elaeis guineensis isolate ETL-2024a chromosome 12, EG11, whole genome shotgun sequence sequence TTGCAACCGTATTTGAAGTTACTATTCACCAGTTTGTGGGCTGAGCTGCTGAAGAGGCTTCAATCTTTTAGCACACACACAGACATAACTCTTAGATTCTCATATGAAACATGTATTCACAATGTAGTGCCTGCAACCTATGCCTTCTTTACTTATGGTAACAAGAATAGCATTACACTCTACATGTAATGATTACTCTGGGAATAGATCAACTTTGTACCGTATATTTGCTTGAGTAGCTCCACAACTGATTCTTTCTCTGGATTGCATTTGCTTGTGATAAATTTACACCATTTTGATGGAACCATCATTCTAGTTGCTAATtggcattttctctttttttgtctttttccCTCTCTCTTATCAGTAAGAAACCATCAAGCTAATTCACATGCTAAGAAAGGGTGGGAGCCATTTACTGATGCTGTGATTCGAACAATTTCACAGAAGAAATCTGGAGTTgtttttcttctttgggggaatTCTGCTCAAAAAAAGTCAAGGTAATTTCTGCTTGTTTAACTTGATTTTCATTTGTGGATCACAGAGATCAGAAGAACTAGATATGACCATGAAACAATGATCAGAGGAGATAATGTTGCAAGAAAGCAGAAAAGATGATCATTAATTGCAATTTTTCGTGGAAGATGTGTAGGATCACTACAACAAGGATCGCCTTTCCTTCTTCTCCAAATTGTTTATTTTAGTCATCCTGAACTTAAGCATTCTTCGTTTGAAGCTAAATGTTGTTAATTTTATGAACCATCTTGACTAAATCTGGTTGATTAGAGTCTTCAGTAACTCGAATTTATTTGGATTCCACTTACATTTGTGCTCTTGCTATGTACAGATTGATTGATGAGTCAAAACATCACATTCTAAGAGCTGCTCATCCATCAGGCTTATCTGCTAATAGAGGTTTCTTCGGATGCAGGTTTGTCTTTCCATGTTCACAATAGATGAGATTTCCAGCCATTCATCAATTCATGGTTGCAATTAGGGCTGTAAACTGGTTGGATCCATGCTGTTTCCACATCTGAACTTGATAAAAAAATTGAGTTTGGGTTTGCATTTGGATCCATCCAAATGAGTAAGCTCGGAACTTGCATCCTAACTCGATTGATAATTGGATTTGAGTTTTTTAGGTTTCATTTTGGGTATTATTTTATGCGCTAACCAGTGAAAGGTTAATGATTTCcaaaactaaaaaattttttattgcaatAATCTATAATCTATTGCAGATTGCAATGTGAAAGGAGCACAATATGGGAAGTGAAAGAttggttttgaaaaaaatttaatcactTTTGAAACAGATTTAGATTTCTATTTATGTTTAGTTTGATTGAAACAAATCAAAATCTAAATGTTGGTTAGGATTTTGGAACTAAAATGGCAATGGATGAGAATTAAGAAGAACATGCATGAGAAAAAGGTATAAATCCAAATCTGAGTTGGATTCAATAAGAAATTTGATCCCATATAtagagtcagaatttgatccaatAAGGTTGTTGAAAACTTAATCTGGatccttacccaaaaaaaaaaaaaaccttaatcTGGATCCATACCCAGCTATTATAAAATGGTCGAGTTGACTTGTCGAGTTTTAGTATACCATTTACACCTCCTGTTGCAGCTTCTAAGATACAACATCACGACAATGAATCGTTATACTTTACAAGAAGTAGTAGGTAAACTTGAATATGTTCAGTCCTTTTAAGATAATTTCACACTATATACATCCTGTCATGGTTGCTGCTTGGAACAATGCTACACCTTCCATCCATCTGCCCATCAAGAATTCAAGAGACTTCAGGGTGATTTGGAATGAAGACCTCTGAAAGGAAGGTACCAACCATCAGGCCAAGCATTGGCCATTGGCCATTGTCTTGGCAATGGCAAGCAATAAAATAGAAATAGGGACCTCACATAAGGAAGAATGGAAATGTAAGGGATGGGACTGCAGCCCATCTTAATGGTGTCGCCTTGAGCCGAGATAACTAGCCAGAGAATGTGGAAGTAGTTTTATAAACATAGCCTTGTTTTTTCTTATTTCATCAGGGATTGCTGTCCAATATTGCGTGCCCTGCTTATCACTTGCTCTTGCTCATTGTGGTTTCAGAAGCACCACCCACCTCAGTGCCTGCATTAGGGAACATGTATCAATTTTCTCTCAAGCCTGTAGTTTGTTAGGTTTCCTGGTTCTCTGCCTGTAGTTGGGAAGAGTGGGACCAATTGTTTCTTATTTATTTAGCAAAAAATTGTGAGCCGAATCTTCTGACTTATCTACCTCTTGTGCAACAGGCATTTTTATCAGACAAATCAGATATTGGAGAGATTGGGCCTTTCTTCCATAGACTGGCAACTTTAGTCCAGAAAAGCTCCTCCATGTGCTTGTTGACTGATTATTACCGTCTTATCAGCCATGGACCTCCAAATCTCCAAGGGTGAGGTCAACTTGTTTGGCCAAATTCTGGACTAACTTGACAGTTTTGATAGATATATCGTTGCTATATGATATTATAGCCTAATTATTATGGCGGGTCATCGCTACCTGCAATTTTCTGATCTCAAGGGACCTTCGTTTTGATGAATCTACAGTGCCTATGTGTATCTTGCtggttggttgaaattttaatttatgatACTTGACAGTTTGCATCCAAGATTTTGGTATCTGTAATAGCTATAAATGTTCTGGAAGAATGACAGACCCTATGGGACTATTGTTGTGGGGATCATGCTTTCATCAACTGTACTAGTTTTTATATCAAACATATTATGACATAAGATGGGATGTATATCCAGCTTGTTTTAACGGTCAATTGTCATGTTGACTCATATATTCAACCGCCGAAGCTGCAAATTGTGTTCTTCTGACTTGGAACTACATGACTTATGATATCAGATATGGGTGGAGAAAGTCATATTGCTAGAAAcctgttttctattttatttcctcTCTTAAAGCCGATTTCGTTCTTGTGGTATCCATTCCAACCACAACAACCTCCTGTTGCTCCCTTTTCTTTCTGAGAGGTGGTGGGAGTGCCACCTTCAGGCTTTGACCTGGAATCTCATCCCAGTGGATGCAGTCTGGCAGATCCAGGTTCCATGGGGATCTCTtgtgctttcttttcttttctctatcttttACTTAAACCTGTCaataaaatgaatttggcatTTTAAGCAACAATTATTATATCAGTAATGTTAAATCTTAGAAATTTGTATTTCCATGATGAAACAAGAGAAAAATGTGAGGTTATGACGAGTTTCAAAAATCGTTATTAAAAACCAACCAgatcaatatttctgataaacCTTACCAGATGACTGTTCCTCCTCCTTTTGTggtctgcttttcttttttttttccatttttggtAACCTGCTTTTCGTTTTGTTTTTCTAGCCCATTTTAAAAGCGTATGGTAAAATATGTGAAAAGGAAAGTCTAGAAGTCTTTAGGATGTCATATTGAGTCATTCTCAGAGAGGCCAGCCAGATATCATGAGGTGTGGCAAAGTAATTCCCGGGAAGGAAATGAATTTGTACCACCGCCATCACACCAGCATAAGCAACAATGATTATTACGACCAATATCATGACAAAATGTCCACCACCCTCGTCACCGGTCCAGCTTGTAGTTTGTAGCGTGACTCTCAACAAACCATAATCACCATGTCTCCGCAACGAGTATGGTATTTATAGCATCAGCAACCACAATAGGTATCTTGCACTATACAAGCATATGATCGAAGCCATCCTTTACCAAACTCATAAACCAAATTGAAAGATGACCATCTAGAAGATAGCATCACGACTCATGCTGAGTCATACATTATAGTTATATGTTAGAATATGAAATCACACACTTGGCGAACTCAATCCTCTCCCTGTAAGATTTATATATTATCAGCCTAATATTTCTTGTCAATTCTGACGGTGTGTCGAAAATTTGACTCTGGTAAGTTGCAAGAAGGCGATTCCAAGCTGTGAGCTTCCTCATTCTGCGATATTCGAGTCTGGTTCTATAGCTGAGCGCAATCCCCATCTTACCATCATCTGTGCATAGAACTCAGCATGCTCCTGTTCCATGATAGAGCTTAGCTGGTTGCTCGGAAGAAGACATGTCCTGGGTGTCAAGCAAAACAATTTTTAATGGAGTTTTGGTTCATTACCTTCACAGTAACAATAACGACTGCAACACCCTTCTGCCGAGATTCGTGAAAGAGTTTTCTTGCATCAGCAGCCGTTATGGACGGCACAACCTGTGGTAAGGCTTTTTCAACTGCAGAAGAACAAAACGGAAGCTTCAGAATTATAGAGGCAATGGATAGAACTCAGAGAAACAAACAAATAATAATAGCAAACGATATGAAAAATAATCATTGCTAAGATCATGTTTTCCTACGTCCTATGGTATGTCCTGTCTAAGCAATAAACAAAGTCATTTTCAACACTGTAAGATACTCAAATCTTGAGGCTACAGAGTACTTGCTCAGATGGTATCATCCCTGGTGGAGGTTAGCCTTTGTTTACAGTCATACTCCAGAGAATGGGACCGGAATAAGAAGGCAGAAAAGGTGGTAATTGGCCCCCTCTGAAttccaaaaaatatatttaaatcttgataaagagttcATTCTCACTACCTAATGTTTCCGTGTGACGTATATCATCAATCATAAGAACTTTGTAGCTGTCTCCACTGCCAAGACCTTTCCTGTCACTCAATCGCCCAATATCTCCTcctgtaaaaataaaaataaaaaaaaggaaacaacTTTTACTAGATTGTAAAGGATGCATTATTGCATATGCACATTACAAGTCTTATCTAAGCTCTTTTTAGCCTGGGTATATATCTTATTGCATGGAAAATTTTCATTCCATTTGAAGGAAGCTAAAACTGGATGTTAagcttttttaatttataatcttgATGTTGTAACTTGGGAATCAAggtgcactttttttttttttgaaaaaaaatatgcctCGGCTGTGGGTGACGGTGGTGATAACTTGGAGACACCGATCGAATCAAAAGATACAAATTTCTGATAGAGACGAAAGGGCAGGAATCTGACCAGTGCAAGTTCAAAATCCACATCACAAAGGAAATCCATCCTTCCACATCCCCATATTAAGGAAAGAAACGCtcgaactttaaaaaaaaaaaaaaaaactttcagaaaaaaataacagctagctATGAGTGGCCCCAAACAAGTAGATTCGGTGGAGCCAAATATCGCATCAGCTAATGTGATAACACAGAAAGTTACAAAGTGATGAAGACCTAATTATTGCAACATTAAATGAATTAATGAGCATATCAAGGAAACAAGATTGGAGAAGCAAGTGCAAATAGAATGGACAAAATTGGTACCTTCTTGTGCTTGGGGAAGGGGATCGAACTGGGACTGATCAAAGGTGGGGCGCTCCAAgagtcctgttcctcctttcaggGATCCCAAGCTCCCCTTCGTTGAGAACACCATCTCTCGCTGCTGAATTTTCTCCAGCTTAACATTTGTTGGTTTGAATGGCATGGAAACATTGGAGAAGGGCAGGAGAAGAGGAATCGAGTTGGAGAGTTTGAGAGCAGGATATGCGGCTCCTCTGCTGTTAATTGCCATCAGAAGTAGATGTCGCTGCACTTCCTTTCTGCTGCAAAACCGCGGATAAGAAGAGAACGAGTGTTTCGGGACTTCTGGAGAAGGCTCGGTAGAgaagtgttgcggccaatcgcctcgtcgcccgatcgtcgggaagcgtgcacctgcaaaaggaagtccgcactgaccggaggtggctccggcggggatcctccgacggtcaagtcagagaggtgactgggcaacagtgaaatgcagacagagagctctgagaaagagagagggagagagagagaggagcgagcctgcgtatgtgggagagacggacggatcgaccctttgcactgttgccttccccggtatatatagtggagctaggtatggcgccgtcattaatggcgcggacaagtgaggaactgtcaactcactgtggactgtcagagccgccgtgaaaacgtcatgtcgccgtgtagccgtctaatcaccagggttgacccggctctcggcgggacaatgcccctaggtaattgtgccgcatgtccgtgtcagggctgacaacgtctggcgaccgtacggtggttggtggagtcggccgaccccagatcggtggccagcagagtggcgtcggactcctccgtcggtcggcgagcttcatgtgggtcggctaccagacctctgggtttagtcggtcgggaacggaccgtggaatggccgtagttagccgctgatggcgtccgtcggcctgtcgcccgaccgtagttagccgctgatggcgtccgtcggcctgtcgcccgaccgtagttagccgctgatggcgtccgtcggcctgtcgcccgacctacgatcggccagtcagagtcgtccgtcgggccgttggttagtcggtcgggccgccagccggtcgggccctccgatagtcggtcggtcggtcgggccgccagccggtcgggccctccgatagtcggtcggtcggtcggtgggtatcccccaacaagaaGGTTCCTCGCGGAAAATGAAATGGGGAATTGATGAGATTTATTTAGGAGTAACAAAGGGAAAGagccaaaagagaagaaaaaaagtggGCCGTTGAGATGAGAAAATTGCAAGTTGTTCAATTTTTCCCCCTATATTTCTGGCTATCAAAGGCTGTAACGTGTGGTTTTTTTACCTGCTAGTCCACCGCAGCAAGAACTGTTATGGTGCACCCACAAATCCTGTTCAAATCATGACAGAAAGGAAATATAAATGATGATTGCCAATATCAAGTGTGGCAATCCGATTGAATATCTGGCATATTGTCATCCATTATGAAGTGGATAGCCATGATTGAAGCagcacataaattttttttttttttttattgtggtGGACTCGCAACTAATTCTTCCAATTGAATGCAGTGTATGGTGGTAATGGATTGCTTTACTAGCCACCACAAACTCCGTCTGAAGAGAGCATGTCTGTGAAGCAATGTACAGTTTTCTGGACCAAAAATTATGGATTAATTCACTGAAATGGTCGTCTCGAACACGCCACGTTTCTTTGCTGTCCTCCAGGTTCCTCAGGATCCCACATAGCAGAGATCTTCCATAATTCTTGGAGAGATTTCTTTGCCGTCAAGTTCATGGGACCATCAGATATCAAGTGAAGGTTCCAGAACTCAAAGCATCGCATGTAGCGGCAGGAGACACAAACCTGCATTCCAGAAACATCTCTGAGCAAATAGATAAGAGATTATAATAACTTTTGAAAAGAACTGATCAAACTAGGAAAGAGCTACAACATCAATAATTACAATCGAATGCAAATCCtactgtaaataattttttaactgTACGTCTCTAGCTTTACTTTACACTTCAGATGGATGGAGTATTTAACTGTATGCTAGGAAGTAGAGATCTCAAATACCTTTCAAGCTCCACCAATAGATTAGTGAGTGCAGCATGTATAGTTAAATCCCACCTCACCAACATTTTTCGTGTCTGGTTTGTTTGGTTGGAGATTATCTGGCATGAAAAAATAAATCGCATGTCAAATTATCATGTTTGGTATAAAAAATAGACAAGAGAGATGGTAAAATAATTGATAACCACATGTTTATTTTTCggagaaaaaaagtaaaataaatatcatgaaagaattgatatttgataaattcGCAAGTGATGGTAATCTATACGACAAAAATATCCCCAATAAAGCTGCATATGTAATTATTGATTTGTTTTGATGTCTTtgcaaattcattcaataaagagTTTTTACAAAAACATAAAAATGAAAATGACATTATGTAAAGGGCTAcgtgattatagtcattatataaaaacttATTGAAAACGATAATGCTATctttgtattaaaaaaatattttatactaaaagatatatttataaatttagtcATATTCCTATATAAATTTACCTCTAATCCAGTGTCATCTTTCGGAATAAATTTTGCACTGACCAAACATGATATAAGTTATTTTTCTTTGCAATCattttttcagataaatgattctcaaaaattatcaaattatttaACAATCTGATATATCCCAATCAAATGAACTGTAAAAAATATAGGTGGTCCATGTGCATCAATGCACCTGAAATGGGGCATGCACAGCTCCATCAGTCAACAGGCATAGAATCACAACAGTGCAATCTGCATGGGTTGTACATTCCTCCAATCTAAACTATCTTCAGATGACTTTAGTTGCTTGTCCATCTCCTTCACCGTAGACACGATCTCATCCATTTGGGAGTGAGACCGATCTCCAGAGACAAACTCACAAGCCACACCATCCACCTCAATCATGCTACAACCAggcaccttcttcaccttcttctcctcCATCCCCTTCCTCACTTTCAAGACATCCTCCCACCTATAAGCCGAGGCATACATGTTTGAAAGCAAAACATGCACTCCGCTATGATCGAGCCCCAACTCTATTAAACTCTCCACAGCTTCCTTGCCCAATTCCACCTCCCCATGCTCTCTATAAGCATTTAACAAGGCTCCTAAAACATAAGAGTCGGGCTCCATTGGCATCTCCCTCACTACCCTCTTGGCCTCCTCAAGCAACCCTGCCCGCCCCAAAAGGTCCACCAAGCAGCCATAATGCTCGACTCCCGGTTTGATCCCATAGACCACATCCATGCTTGCAAAGATCTCCCTTCCTTGATCCACCAGACCCATTCGACTACAGGCGCTGAGGACGCAAATAAAAGTGACCTCATTTGGCTTCACCCCTTCCTCTCTCATCTTCAAGAACAAATCAATCGCCTTCTCGCTGTGCCCGTGATTCGACAGTCCCGAGATCATGGAAGTATAAGCGAACACATCTCTCTCGGACATCGCATCGAACACTTGCAAAGCGGTCTCTATGCTCCCGCACTTGGCATACATATCTGTCAATGCGGTTCCCAGAACCCTATCTAGTTCCATCGCATTCCTCTCCACGAAGGCATGAATCCACCTCCCCTGGTCCAATGCCCCAAGAGAGCCACATGCGGACAGAGCACCGACAATCCCCGCATGATTAGGCCGAACCCCCGCCAGCTGCATCTCGTTAAAAAAATCCAATGCCTCTTGAAACCTTCCAATTTGCGCATAACTAGTGATCATGGCACTCCAGGAAACCACATTTCTTTCCGGCATCCGATCAAACAGTTCACGAGCAACATCGATCTGTCCAGATTTCGCATAACCATTGACCATCGCCGTCCACGAGATCACATCTCGATTCAAGCTCCCATCGAACAACCTGCAAGCGGAATCGATACAGCCGCAGGAAGAGTACATGTGGATCAAGCCATTCTGCACGAAGTCATACGGCTCCCACCCGAGTTTTACGATCTGGGCGTGAAACTTCTGCCCGTCGGAGAGCGAGGAGAGGTCAAGACAGGCGcggaggaggaaggagaaggtGTAGTTGTTGGGCGCGAAGTCAGAGGAGAGCATCTGCCCATAGAGGGAGAGAGCTTCGAGTGGTTGGTTCCGATCGACGTGGGCTCGGATCATGGTGTTCCAGAGGAAGGCGGAGCGGTAGGGGAGGCGGTGGAAGAGGAGGGCGGCGTTGGCGAGGTCGCCGCGGGTGGAGAGCGCTAAGAAGGCGACGAGCTTGCCGGCGGCATAGGGGTCGGCGATTGCGCCGGAGACGAGGAGGTGGGCGTGGATTTGCTCGGCCCCGCGCATGGAGAGGTGGGGGTGGTGGAGGAGGGAGAGGGTTCGCTTGTCGGATTTCAAGTACTTGCTGATGCGCGCGGCGGGGAACATCAGTCGTTGGAGAGGTTTGCTCGGGCCATTCAGGGGATCACATAAGCCTTGACCCACGGAAATATCAATGGATCCGAACCAACAGCAAACAGCAACAACATCACCGACGGTGTATGACAACAGAATAATTTTGCTTCTTGTGTTTTTTATAATcatccaaatccaaggattttttttttttttataagaatccTGTTTGGACTATTCAATTGATCCTCGATTTCGACTCTACATCGATCGTAAGAATATATTATTTTGACTAATAACCAGTTTATCAACCAACAATCAGCTATGGTCAACCAATAACGAATAACTCGATTAACTTCCGACTAAAGACTATTGACATATCAGAATTACCAATCGATACTCATTCGGATCTTCAAGACTACCGATTTATCACTATTATCAATATATAGTTCGCTTATCTCCTCAACATATTTAATCGTTATAAATGGTTATCGGCTACGTGTCATGGTTATTAGTAGGTATAAACAACCCATTAACTCCATAATTATGATCCGATAATTTAGTACCGTAAAAAGCAGAATCACGTACTCGATGGTTACactataatcatttataaaaatgagataaatgaACAGCACAGATAAGATAATTATGGATGAACATCCTATCATTTCAATTACTcattatctgctgttcaccaacttcctgctgacttaagtatcggaggatctccatcggaTATAATTTCAGTCTGAGAGAATTTTGTTTTACAGGTGCTCTTTATCGACGACAGATGATAGAGGATTGACCGCAACAAATCCAAATCTAAGTTTTTGCTTGTTCATTGCTTATCGTATTTAACCACCATCCTTGGACTTTAGAaacaaattttagaattttatacAAACCATGAGGACCTGTGAGCTCCAAGGGTCAAAAGCCAAACCTAACcaatttatatttgattaaatCTTTGAGTGATACTAGATCCAACTTAACTATATGCAAACCTATTTATTTCAAATTGGACGTACCCAAGATAGAAGTTGCTTGCTTGCACTTTGCAAAAGGTGAAAGGGATTGGTCCATCATTTGCTCGGTCAATTGATGACTCCTCCATGCTTGGGCATGGTAATCAAACTGAGCCTGCAGGAAATATAAACCTTTGCTCAAAACGTTGGACTGAGCATGCTAATGGTACTTCGAGATCCATTTTAGATAACCCCAATTTTCCACTTCTTTTCAAATCAATCTTGCAATGATGCTTGTCCAATTAAAGATTTCAACTTCTTATGTTAATTGATCcccaatattatatattaaaccaACCTCTTCTACGAAAGAAAATCAATCAAATTAGTGTACTTTACTGGGTGAGTGGTCAAAGTATCTTATTTGTATATGTTATGCACTTGTCTAACCGACTTGTTGTACATACTTTTGATATATTGTCATCAATCATTGGTCGTGTGTAAGCAAAGAGCTATCTTTTTAAGTTAGATTATCACGTCAAAAGCTTAAAAACAACCATGAAATAGCTTTATTCTTGTAAGTCCaaaaagtgattttttttttttcaaaatctttttttaacaaaataatgaaaaagagttattTTGAAATATAGGAGAAACTTATCCCTCCAACCATGATTTTATCCTTACCCGCCCTTTACACatactaaaaaaaaagagaagataattTAGTCTTtattttaaaatccaaactatcgTAGAACTAATGCATTCCCTTAGGTCTTTCCACCTATGCCTTCGACCAAATATCAGAAAGGGACTACTAATTGCTCAAATTTTGCAATAGCTTGGGAGCTAAATGGTGCACCAAAAGTTTTAGAGGGATAACATATATCATCTATATTAAGTATATTATCTTGCTGCTtgattcataaaattatttttaaaaaaaattagtcaaCTTTTTATCCTactaaattttcaaaaaaaaatattaatatctcAAATAGTATGTCTAAGGGAACAGTGCATCCTTTTATAAGATATATCCCTCCAAAACTTACGCTCTCCGCATGACTTAGTCTAAGAAATCTAGTAATCTCGGGTTTCTATCCGCAAAAGAAAAtctgaaggattttttttttttaatctgatcagTCTCTTACGTTGGACTTTTGAAATGTTAAATGCGGTAAGATTGTTGAACACAGATATCTCATGGAAtctacaaaatttttgaaaagagtgcgagaaatcaagtataaaaatacaaaatattGTTTATCTGCTTCCATTATACAACGTTCAAACACGACCACGCGTCATTATCCGTGACACTTGTGGGTGTACGTGCGGCCCGCAGGCAAAACTGAAGTACTATGCCGAATTTATTCCACCAAGAGGACAAAAAATGCTCCATAACAACGGATAGGTGGTGCGAATTATTTAACACTTCGGTGCCAATTATTTAACACGTAGAAGGATGCGACGTGCCATGGACCAAAAGTTCGAAAGCAGGCAACCATTATCACCAGATAATA is a genomic window containing:
- the LOC105055387 gene encoding pentatricopeptide repeat-containing protein At5g66520 — protein: MFPAARISKYLKSDKRTLSLLHHPHLSMRGAEQIHAHLLVSGAIADPYAAGKLVAFLALSTRGDLANAALLFHRLPYRSAFLWNTMIRAHVDRNQPLEALSLYGQMLSSDFAPNNYTFSFLLRACLDLSSLSDGQKFHAQIVKLGWEPYDFVQNGLIHMYSSCGCIDSACRLFDGSLNRDVISWTAMVNGYAKSGQIDVARELFDRMPERNVVSWSAMITSYAQIGRFQEALDFFNEMQLAGVRPNHAGIVGALSACGSLGALDQGRWIHAFVERNAMELDRVLGTALTDMYAKCGSIETALQVFDAMSERDVFAYTSMISGLSNHGHSEKAIDLFLKMREEGVKPNEVTFICVLSACSRMGLVDQGREIFASMDVVYGIKPGVEHYGCLVDLLGRAGLLEEAKRVVREMPMEPDSYVLGALLNAYREHGEVELGKEAVESLIELGLDHSGVHVLLSNMYASAYRWEDVLKVRKGMEEKKVKKVPGCSMIEVDGVACEFVSGDRSHSQMDEIVSTVKEMDKQLKSSEDSLDWRNVQPMQIALL
- the LOC105055386 gene encoding ATP-dependent Clp protease adapter protein CLPS2, chloroplastic; this encodes MAINSRGAAYPALKLSNSIPLLLPFSNVSMPFKPTNVKLEKIQQREMVFSTKGSLGSLKGGTGLLERPTFDQSQFDPLPQAQEGGDIGRLSDRKGLGSGDSYKVLMIDDIRHTETLVEKALPQVVPSITAADARKLFHESRQKGVAVVIVTVKEHAEFYAQMMVRWGLRSAIEPDSNIAE